In one Lycium barbarum isolate Lr01 chromosome 7, ASM1917538v2, whole genome shotgun sequence genomic region, the following are encoded:
- the LOC132602484 gene encoding protein CURLY FLAG LEAF 1-like, producing the protein MISLQTSLSQDLSKKRKWEEISEKPQQELQLETPLPLEWQRCLDIKSGHIYFHNTRTQERTSRDPRLSPDLPPTPDHISLDLQLNLPCGSLENNQLGDYFTKNDSVARSSYYSKRSGEMDLGFTRSPSWLTFDGDDQREMFTAVCKKCHMLVMMCKSSPACPNCKFINPTPDQRSPNTLFKRKLSLSCRA; encoded by the exons ATGATTTCACTTCAAACTAGTCTATCACAAGATTTATCTAAGAAGAGAAAGTGGGAAGAAATCTCTGAAAAGCCACAACAAGAGCTTCAGCTCGAGACTCCACTACCTTTGGAGTGGCAACGTTGCCTCGATATTAAG TCTGGACATATATATTTCCATAACACAAGGACACAAGAGAGAACATCAAGAGATCCTAGATTGAGTCCTGATCTTCCACCAACTCCAGATCATATAAGTTTAGACCTTCAACTGAATTTACCATGTGGATCATTAGAGAACAACCAATTGGGTGACTACTTCACCAAGAATGATTCTGTTGCAAGATCAAGTTATTACTCCAAAAGAAGTGGTGAAATGGATCTAGGTTTCACTCGTTCTCCGTCGTGGTTGACGTTTGATGGTGATGATCAACGAGAAATGTTCACTGCTGTTTGCAAAAAGTGTCATATGTTAGTGATGATGTGCAAGTCTTCACCAGCATGTCCCAATTGCAAATTCATCAACCCAACGCCAGACCAAAGATCTCCTAATACTCTGTTTAAGAGAAAGCTAAGTCTCTCATGTCGAGCTTAA
- the LOC132601815 gene encoding uncharacterized protein LOC132601815, with protein sequence MADASKLHPVTTVTNIKSCIPIVLDYEGSQYNNWATLFKLHCRANLVIDHILPPASPTVPPPATAVEKLATKALWERLDDIVRQWIYGTISNDLLNTIIHQEDTAVEAWNRLVHLFQDNKSARALALDAKFTNTKLVDFLNVKAYCTRLKVLADNLANVGHKVSDERLVLRLLRGLSEEYKTFRTTVQHRTPLPSFDVVRSMLELEEDNHGEDTIHDSGSNAALVSHNINPHNFSGNGQPNNSENTFNNRGSSHNSGKKNNRGCSSGNRNSNRGGACNGQSSGGGSRNNAQANQPAA encoded by the coding sequence ATGGCTGACGCGTCCAAGTTGCATCCTGTGACTACAGTCACcaatatcaaatcatgcattcctaTTGTTCTTGACTATGAAGGAAGCCAATACAATAACTGGGCTACCCTCTTCAAGCTCCATTGCCGAGCAAACTTGGTGATCGACCACATCTTACCTCCTGCCTCCCCCACCGTGCCACCCCCGGCAACCGCTGTCGAGAAACTTGCTACAAAGGCTCTATGGGAACGGCTAGATGACATCGTTCGGCAATGGATATATGGTACGATATCGAATGATCTTCTCAACACGATCATTCATCAAGAGGACACCGCAGTCGAGGCTTGGAATCGCCTTGTTCATCTCTTTCAGGACAACAAATCGGCTAGGGCTCTTGCTCTTGATGCAAAATTCACCAACACCAAATTGGTTGATTTTCTGAATGTGAAAGCATACTGCACCAGGCTAAAGGTTCTTGCAGACAATCTCGCCAACGTCGGCCACAAAGTTTCCGACGAACGACTTGTGCTTCGTCTTCTGCGTGGGTTATCGgaagaatataaaacttttcgAACAACGGTGCAGCACCGTACTCCTCTCCCATCGTTTGACGTTGTCCGTTCGATGCTCGAACTTGAGGAAGACAACCATGGCGAGGACACCATTCACGACTCCGGGTCAAATGCTGCTCTCGTTTCCCACAATATTAATCCTCATAATTTCTCTGGTAATGGGCAGCCCAACAATTCTGAAAATACCTTCAATAATCGAGGAAGTTCTCACAATAGTGGAAAGAAGAACAACCGCGGTTGCAGCAGCGGCAACCGCAACAGCAACCGCGGTGGCGCGTGTAATGGGCAGAGCAGCGGCGGGGGCAGCCGAAACAACGCCCAGGCCAACCAGCCCGCCGCATAG